The sequence below is a genomic window from Fundidesulfovibrio magnetotacticus.
AGGAGCGGGTGCGACCCTTGAACTCCTCCATGGGCAGCCCCTTTCCGGCCTCGACCTTGTAGAGGTCCGGCTCATCCAGGAAGAGGTGCTTGACCGTGATGGAGGCGCGCTGCGAGGGGGACGCCGCGCTGGACAGGAACAGGGACGAGCCGTCGAGGAGCCGGAAGTGCCCGGCGGTGTGTTTGACCACGTGCTTGCGCAGGGCCGGTGACTTCATGAGCAGGGGCTTGAGCTTCTCGGCTTCCACACGCGCGAGCATCTCGTCCGAGGGCATGGCCAGCATCTTGGTCCCCGGCCAGTTGTCGATGGAGTAGCCCAGACAGATGTACTCGAAGAGGGTCTTGCCCAGCTGGTGGCCGCCGCAGACGTTGATCTCCTCGATGTGCGGACTGCCGAAGGCGTCCAGCATGCCCTCCAGGTAGCGGGAGACGTCCAGGCGCAGGCGGGACCCGGCATAGGGGCCATCCTGCACGATGATGTTCCGGGCGGCCCAGTCCGAGACGGAAAGCTGCTCGCGCTTTCGGAACACCTGGCGCTCGCCTTCGGTGAGGCGGAAAGTGGCCTTGCTCATCCCGCCACCTCCAAGAGCGTGCTTCTCCGGTCGAGCTTCGCCGCCGTCCAGGGCGACAACCACAGACACTCCACGCGCGGCACCGCTTTGTCCGCCATGACCCGACGCCTGAACACCGGCCAGTCGGGGTAGAGGCGGCGGTAGAGTTCCGAGTCGTAGCCGGAGAGCACCACCATGCCCTCCACGGCGTGCAGGCGCTCGGACAGGGCCTCGTGGTCGGTGTCGGTCATCTCATGGGCGTAGCCGCCGCCCTTGGCGACCTGCGTTCGTTGCGAGTGGACGTAGGGCGGGTCCACGTAGAACAGTGTCCGCCCGCCGTCGTAGCGCTCGATGACCTCCAGGGCCGGGAGCATCTCCACCGTGACCGTGCGCAGACGGTGGGAGAAGCACTCCAGCAGTTGGGGATAGGCGGCGAAGTCGTGAGCCGGGCTCCGGTCGCCCTCGCGCCTGGAGCGGAACCCCGTCCTGCGCTTCCGGTGGATGGCGTCGGAGCCCATGCCCATGGCCATGCGGATCACCGTCCGCCTGGCCTGCTCCACCGGATCGGCGCAGGGTTCCTGGGCGCGCTCGAACTCCACGCGGGAGAACGGGGTCAGGCGGAGCAGCCGCTCCAGCTCGCGAGCCCTGGTGCTGTCGCGCAGGACGCGGAACACGTTGACCACGCTCGCGTCCAGGTCGTTGTAGACGTCGCAATGGGTCGGACTCTTGCGCATGAGCACCGAGGCCGCGCCCCCGTAGGGTTCCACGTACACGCGATGCGCTGGGAAGTGCCCGATGATCCAGAGGGCCAGACGCGACTTGCCGCCGTGGTAGCGCAGGACTGGACGTGAGGGCGACGGGCTCGTGTTCATCTCCCTGTCTCCTTGCCCGACGATGTGGACTCCGCAGGCCCGCGATGCGCCGCCATGATGGCCAGCCCCAGCTCGTAGGCGACGTAGGGCACCACGGCGTCCCCGAAACCGGCTATCTGAGCCACCCGGCCGGGAACCCCATGAGCCAGCAAACGAATTCCGGATTCATAGGCGGGCACGCGCCGGGCTTTGCCGTCGTGCCCGACGATCCAAGCGGCGTCGGCCCAGGGCCGTAGAGGTGCGCCACCTCGTTCGGGAGCTGCTGCCCGCGACTGCTGCCCCCGTTGCGGCGCTCCTGGCTCTCCGCGCTGTTCGGGTAGCGGTGGTCCCTGTGCGTCACCGTCGCCCACATGGCCACCCGGGCCGCCTGGGCGGGCAGCGGCTGTCCCCCGCCCGAGAAGCACTGGTTCAGACAGCCCTTCTCCCCGTCCGAGGCCCTGGGGGTGCTCCAGAGCGCCTTGACCGTCACGCTCAGCCCGCCCTCCGCCGGGCGCGCGTTGCCCTTGCTGGTCCGGCCCCCGGTCGCATCCCCCACCAGGGGCGTGGGCCAGAAGGAAAAGCCTGTCTCGCCGTTGCGGGGCATCGACGGCACAAGCTGGAAGTACGACCGGCCAGCAGGCGTAACCGAGGCCTTCCAGGTCAGAAAGCACTCCGTCGAGGCCCAGCGTGACGAAACCAGTAGGATTCTCAAACAGTCCCCAAGCGGGCCTTTTGGCAGCCATGAGCCGCACAGTTTCAGGCCAGAGCCAGCGGTCATCGCCCGCGCCCTTGCGCTCCCCGGCGACGGAGGCCGGCTGGCAGGGAGGTCCTCCGCAAACAAGGTCAACCGGTTCGAGGTCGACGTAGTTTCTTTTGTCGTGATCACGCATGTCTCCGAACAGCTTGGCGTTGGGGAAGCGCCGACGAAGCCAGGCGCGCCTGCGCCGGTCGGCCTCCATCATCCAGACCGTGGTCATCCCGGCCCACAAGAGCCCCAGATCGATGCCCGCGATCCCGGTGCAGACCGAACCCACGCGCATCACGGCGTCGCTCCCTGCACGCGGTGGGGTAGGCGGCCGGGGGCCTCCTTTTCCCGGCCGCCGTCCCTGTGCGTAGGGTTTGGGCATCGCGCTGTCCCGGCACCGTCGCCCGACCTCCGACACGGCCCGCCGGGCACCACGCCGGCGGGGCTGGGGGTTGACCCGACGCCCACCACCCAATGGTGATCGCCGGGGAAACGCAGAACCCGCCCCGCGCTCACAGGAGCACCCCCTGCCCGGCGTCCGGGGCGGAATAGGTCACTTGAAAAAAGCCTTGATGGCCCGGGCAGGGCATGAACGGCAGGGGCCGGGCGTCGGCCAGGGACCAATGCCAGGTCCCCGGCTCGGGCACGGCCCAAGGGGAGGCCGAACCCTGGCGGCAACCGGTCAGGCGCACCTTCCCCACGACGCCGCCGCACTCGCGCGCGACCTCGGGAAGCTTGTCCGGGAGGCGCAGGCCATGGCGGACGTGCAGTTCCCACAGGATGTCCCGGGCTCCGGCGAGGGAGAAGCGCGGCGACTTGGAGGCGTGCACGAGGATCTCGACGCCATGCAGGTACTTCCTGGGGATCGCCCATGTCCGGTTTTCGACGTCCTTCAGGCCATGCACGATAAAGAAGGCCCAGGGCTGCCAGAAGGAGAGCGCGAGGGTGGGCAAGGCGGCGCTCCCGGCGATCATGAGGGCTCACCTCCCTCGGGGTACATGGCCTCGAAGCGCCCCTCGGGCTCGGGCTGGACGGCGTCCATGCGCATCAAGCCCAGGCGCTCCCAGAATGCCGCCTCCAGGTTGGGTCGGCTAGCGACCACGGCGTGCACGCCGTGCCGGCCCGTCCAGGCCTGATCCAGGGCCTCGGGGCTCATGGCCCCGGCGGCGGTGTCGCTAGCTGTTCTCGTCGGCATGGTGTTCTCCCTCGGGTTGATGGTCCGTCAGGCCGCGTCTCCGGCCGGTTCGTCCGCCAGCTCCACCACGAAGGCCCGGTCGGACGACCAGGCGTCCATGAGGTCCCCGGAGTCGCGCAGCAGGAACTCCGTGACCTCGGGGACCAGATTCGGGGCCGCGTCGCGCAGCTGCCCGGCCACCTCGGGGGGCACTCCATCCAGGGCGGCCAGCCTGGACACGACCAGCTCCACCAGCTTGGGGGCCGTGCGCCGGTCCCGCCCTTCGATCTCGTTGCGGAAGAGCTGCGCCCGCACGGCCAGATCGCGCTCGTGGTCGGCCCGGGGCATGAGCAGGCCCTGCTCGCGCTCCAGCTTGAGCTTCTGGCGTTGGGCCTGGAACTGCTTGAGCTCCGCGTCCGCGCTCATGCGGTTGACCATGGCCTCGCTGGCGGCCCGGTCCTCCACGCTGGACAAGGGGGTGAGGTTCGCGGCCGCGTAGCCGAGCAAGGCCCCTTCCTCGAAGTGGCCCTCGGAATTGCGCGGGACCTTCCCGCGCTTCACGTCCGCGTTGAACTTGGACTTGGCCACCTTGAAGCCGCTGCCCTTGAGGAAGGCCACGGCGTCCAGCTGGGTCTTGTAGACCCGGGCGGACACGGGGGCCGCCTGCAGGCGCGCGGCCTCGGATTCCACGGCGGACTTCGCCCGCTCGAAGGCCTTGATGTTCTCGGGGCTCGGATCGTCCTTCATGCGTTTTTTGGCCTCTTCCTTGGCCTTGATGAGGAAGGCCAGGTCGTTCTTGGCGCTTTGTTCGGCCAGGGCCAGGAGCTGCTCATCCATGGCAGTTCCCCTCCCTGACCGCTTCGCGCCCGGTGTGCTCCTGCCAGCGGCGCACGATCACGTCCGCGAAGCGCGGATCCAGCTCCAGGGTGCGGCAGGCCCTGCCCAGGGACTCGCAGGCCATGAGGGTGGACCCGGAGCCCCCGAAGGGATCGAGGACCAGGGCGCCGGGCCTGCTGGAATTGCGGATGAAGCGCTCGATGAGGGCCACCGGCTTCATGGTGGGGTGCGCGTCGCTGCGCGCGGGCTTGTCCACGCTCACCACCGAGCCCGGGACCACCTCCACGGCAAGGTCCTGGCCCGAGAGTATGAACACGTCGTCTCCCGCCTGGATCTGCACGCGGCCGTCGTCCAGGAGCACCGCGCCGGGCATGGCCTCGATCAGCGTGGTCTGGCGGCGGCCCCCGAACCAGGCGTGGCGGCCGGTGGGCTTCCAGCCGTAGAGAACGGGCTCGTGCTGCCAGTGGTAGTCCGCGCGCCCCAGGACGTGGATGTTCTTCCGCCAGACCAGGCAGGAGGCCAGCTTGAACCCGGCGTCCCGGAAGGCTTCGCGGAAGGCCAGACCCTCGGTGTCCGAGTGGGCCACGTAGACGGGCGCTCCGTCGGCCAGCACCGCGTAGAGGGCCTCAAAGGCCCGCCCGAGGAAGGCCCGGAAGGCGGCCGCGGACATGTCGTCGTTGAGGATCTTCCCGGCCTTGCCCTCGACGGCCACGTTGTAGGGGGGATCGGTGACGGCCAGCTCCGGGCGCTCGCCGCGCAGCAGGGCCTCCAGGTCGGCGGAGGAGGTGGCGTCGCCGCAGAGCAGACGGTGGCGGCCCAGGGTCCACACGTCGCCCGGGCGGGTGACGGGGACCTCGGGGACCGGCGGCACGTCGTCGGGGTCCGTGCCGCCCAGGCCCGGCAGGAGGGCGAGCAGCGCGTCCAGCTCGGCCACGTCGAACCCGGTCAGGTTGAGATCGACCTCCAGCTCGCGCAGCTCGTCAAGCTCCAGGGCCACGGTCTCATCGTCCCAGGCCGCCCAGGTGGCGGAGCGGTTGACCAGGAGCCGGAAGGCGCGCACCTGGGCGTATGTGAGGCCGTCGGCCGGGATCACGGGCACCTCCGCGAAGCCCAGGCGCGTGGCCGCCTCCAGGCGCAGGCGGCCGTCGACCACCTCGCCGCAGGCCCTGGCCAGGACCGGCGCCCGGAATCCGTACTCCCTGATCGCGTCCATCATGCGCTCCACCACTGCTCCGTCGAGTTTGCGCAGGTTCCGCCCGTAGGCGCGCAGCCTGTCCACCGGCCAGTATTCGAGTTTCAGCTTTTCCATCCGCTGGTCCCCGTGCTACGTCCCCCGCGCCACGCGTGGCTGGGAGGGCTGGGGTTTCCTGGTCGGATGCACCCTCATCCGGCCGCCGGGCGGAGCTGCAACTCCGCGCGGCAGCCCTCCTCAAACGAACCAATGATCCAGGCGACGCCAGCCCGCGCAGGACAGGCCGCCGTCGATCCTCACCAGCATGGCCCACTCGCCGTCGTGGTCGCGATGGCCGTGGCATCCCTTGAGCCGGGTCACCGATTTGAGCCGCTCCGCGTCGATCAGGTAGAGAACCGCCTCAAGGCAGTCCCCGAAGAAGAGGTCCCGCGCCCGGTCGAACGCGGCCGGGTCCGCGTTGCGCAGGCCGTCCGCCGCCCAGAGCACGAGGGCGCGGTCTCCGTTGCGGCCCGGGAGCAGCACCGGCCCTACGCGCCGGCCGCGCAGGAAGGCGGCCAGCTCCAGGAGGGGCGCACGCGCCTCGCCGAACATCTCCAGGTCGGGCTCGGACAGCTGGTGCAACCAGGCGGGCAACGGGGAGGACGCAGCCTGGACGGTTGACGGCGCGGCCGCCGGGGCACTCTGCGGGACCTCCAGGACGGACGCCGCGCCCTGGGCACGTTCCCCCGCCCCCCCGAGGTCCGGCCGTCCAGCCGGAAGAAGTCCTGGCTGGAGCACGGGGGGCAGGCCCGCGAGGATCCAGGCGCGGAGGTTCGCGCCCGCCGCGAAGGCCTCGCCGGGGTCCTTGCCAACCGGGCACGGCCAGCGCTTGGCCCGGGGCAGGCTCACGGACCAGCGCTCCCAGCCCTTGGCCCCGGCCGTGTCGCAGTCCAGGGCCACCAGCACGCACAGAGCGCGAGACAGGGCCTCCAGCGCGGAGGCCTCGATCTTCTTGACCGTGGAGGTCATCACCGACACCGCCCCGGCGAGGTCTCCGGCCTGGTGGTGGAGCATGAGGGCGTCCAGCTCGGACTCGACCACCACGAAGGCCCGGGAGTCCGCGCCCAGCACCATGGCGTCCATGCAGCCGCCCGGGATGACGTAGTACTTGGTCTCCTCCTTGAAGCTCGCCCGGTCGGCCTCGGGGCGGCGGATGCGCAGGCGCAGCACGCTTCCGTCCGGCCCGAGCATGGGGATCACCAGGCCGCGCGGAATCCAGAAGGTGGTTTTGGGGCGCTGGGGGTTGCCGTCGGCGTCGAGCCTGGCCTCCGGCAGGGGCAGGCCCCACACGGAGCGCGGACGGATCAGGCAGGACTTGCCCCGCTCGCCCGGGTTCCAGCCCAGGCGGTAGCGCTTCACGGCCTCAAGCGGCAGGCCGCGCGCCGCCAGCCAGGAGAGCTGCTCGGGGGTGTTCAGCAGGTGCTCGTGCGCCCAGGCCGCGAAGCCCGTGGCCTTCCTGGTCCAGCGCTCGGCCGGGGGGATGGACTCGGCCGCCTCGAAGGGCTCCCGGCCGGGGGCCTTGCGCGGAGCCTTGGGCAGCGAGGCCGTGGCTCGGGAGGCCTGGATGCCCACGCGCTCGCAGGCGTCCTTGAAGGAAAGGCCCTCGAAGTCGCGCAGGAACTGGATAGCGTCGCCGTAGGTCTGGCACTGGCGGCAGTGGTAGCCGCCGCGCCCGTCGTGGTCCTCGGGCCGGACCATGCACCGGTCCGTGCCGCCGCAGGCCGGGCAGGCCGCCCCCCACTCCTTGGCCGTCTTCTTCTTCGGCTTGAGCCCGTGGGCTTCGAACAGTCCAAGGAGGTCAGCGGACACGGGAAACCCCGGAATGTCCTGATGTCCTGGGAATGTCCTGGCAATGTCCTGCCTTTAACCACCTACTATCTCTTTCTTTTTTAGAAAGCAGGACAACAGGACAGGAGAACGGGGGATGC
It includes:
- a CDS encoding DNA modification methylase, which translates into the protein MEKLKLEYWPVDRLRAYGRNLRKLDGAVVERMMDAIREYGFRAPVLARACGEVVDGRLRLEAATRLGFAEVPVIPADGLTYAQVRAFRLLVNRSATWAAWDDETVALELDELRELEVDLNLTGFDVAELDALLALLPGLGGTDPDDVPPVPEVPVTRPGDVWTLGRHRLLCGDATSSADLEALLRGERPELAVTDPPYNVAVEGKAGKILNDDMSAAAFRAFLGRAFEALYAVLADGAPVYVAHSDTEGLAFREAFRDAGFKLASCLVWRKNIHVLGRADYHWQHEPVLYGWKPTGRHAWFGGRRQTTLIEAMPGAVLLDDGRVQIQAGDDVFILSGQDLAVEVVPGSVVSVDKPARSDAHPTMKPVALIERFIRNSSRPGALVLDPFGGSGSTLMACESLGRACRTLELDPRFADVIVRRWQEHTGREAVREGNCHG
- a CDS encoding DNA adenine methylase → MNTSPSPSRPVLRYHGGKSRLALWIIGHFPAHRVYVEPYGGAASVLMRKSPTHCDVYNDLDASVVNVFRVLRDSTRARELERLLRLTPFSRVEFERAQEPCADPVEQARRTVIRMAMGMGSDAIHRKRRTGFRSRREGDRSPAHDFAAYPQLLECFSHRLRTVTVEMLPALEVIERYDGGRTLFYVDPPYVHSQRTQVAKGGGYAHEMTDTDHEALSERLHAVEGMVVLSGYDSELYRRLYPDWPVFRRRVMADKAVPRVECLWLSPWTAAKLDRRSTLLEVAG
- a CDS encoding ASCH domain-containing protein; its protein translation is MIAGSAALPTLALSFWQPWAFFIVHGLKDVENRTWAIPRKYLHGVEILVHASKSPRFSLAGARDILWELHVRHGLRLPDKLPEVARECGGVVGKVRLTGCRQGSASPWAVPEPGTWHWSLADARPLPFMPCPGHQGFFQVTYSAPDAGQGVLL
- a CDS encoding DNA cytosine methyltransferase; this encodes MPKPYAQGRRPGKGGPRPPTPPRAGSDAVMRVGSVCTGIAGIDLGLLWAGMTTVWMMEADRRRRAWLRRRFPNAKLFGDMRDHDKRNYVDLEPVDLVCGGPPCQPASVAGERKGAGDDRWLWPETVRLMAAKRPAWGLFENPTGFVTLGLDGVLSDLEGLGYACWPVVLPACAVDAPQRRDRLFLLAHAPGGGCDRGPDQQGQRAPGGGRAERDGQGALEHPQGLGRGEGLSEPVLLGRGTAAARPGGPGGHVGDGDAQGPPLPEQRGEPGAPQRGQQSRAAAPERGGAPLRPWADAAWIVGHDGKARRVPAYESGIRLLAHGVPGRVAQIAGFGDAVVPYVAYELGLAIMAAHRGPAESTSSGKETGR
- a CDS encoding CHC2 zinc finger domain-containing protein → MSADLLGLFEAHGLKPKKKTAKEWGAACPACGGTDRCMVRPEDHDGRGGYHCRQCQTYGDAIQFLRDFEGLSFKDACERVGIQASRATASLPKAPRKAPGREPFEAAESIPPAERWTRKATGFAAWAHEHLLNTPEQLSWLAARGLPLEAVKRYRLGWNPGERGKSCLIRPRSVWGLPLPEARLDADGNPQRPKTTFWIPRGLVIPMLGPDGSVLRLRIRRPEADRASFKEETKYYVIPGGCMDAMVLGADSRAFVVVESELDALMLHHQAGDLAGAVSVMTSTVKKIEASALEALSRALCVLVALDCDTAGAKGWERWSVSLPRAKRWPCPVGKDPGEAFAAGANLRAWILAGLPPVLQPGLLPAGRPDLGGAGERAQGAASVLEVPQSAPAAAPSTVQAASSPLPAWLHQLSEPDLEMFGEARAPLLELAAFLRGRRVGPVLLPGRNGDRALVLWAADGLRNADPAAFDRARDLFFGDCLEAVLYLIDAERLKSVTRLKGCHGHRDHDGEWAMLVRIDGGLSCAGWRRLDHWFV